A window of Syntrophales bacterium contains these coding sequences:
- a CDS encoding sigma-54 dependent transcriptional regulator has product MTKRAHTPSGINILVVDDDQDFRWVINNILTECGYGVLEAKNGRETLKILKKTAPNLILLDHRMPGETGLQVASKIKKSLPEIPIIMITAYADVKSAVEAMKMGVYDYITKPIDNNDLIFTIKRALEKEELAKEVEHLKKVLKKRVFLHELMGNSTQVNKMVDLVEKVAPSPYTVLIEGESGTGKELVARAIHDFSKVKEGPFVAVDCGAIPETLIESELFGYMKGAFTGAHVDKPGQFELAEGGTIFLDEVGNLSYPAQQKLLRAMQERHVQRLGAKKPIPVNVRIVAATNTSLEEDIGKGRFRSDLYYRLNEFSIKVPPLRERKDDIPYLAKKFIDEAIIELKKNCQGFSKEAYKDLITYHWPGNVRELRNIVRQATLLCEENASVKPEHLMFDIDITQNLSEKDPDPHTQVFIEKGLLKETLKHYTDQIEKNMINETLKESEGNKSKAARKLGIDYKTLLRKIKTHQIE; this is encoded by the coding sequence ATGACCAAAAGAGCCCACACTCCATCCGGGATAAACATCCTTGTGGTCGATGACGATCAGGATTTCCGGTGGGTAATAAACAATATCCTGACGGAATGCGGATATGGCGTGCTCGAAGCGAAAAATGGAAGAGAAACCCTGAAAATCTTAAAAAAAACCGCCCCAAACCTTATCTTATTAGATCATCGAATGCCTGGAGAAACAGGGTTGCAGGTTGCGTCCAAAATTAAAAAAAGTCTTCCGGAAATCCCCATCATCATGATCACAGCCTATGCAGATGTAAAGTCCGCTGTTGAGGCTATGAAAATGGGTGTATATGACTATATCACAAAACCAATCGATAACAATGATCTCATCTTTACAATCAAACGGGCACTGGAGAAAGAAGAGCTTGCAAAAGAAGTCGAACATTTAAAAAAAGTCCTGAAAAAGCGAGTATTCCTTCATGAACTGATGGGAAATAGCACTCAGGTCAACAAAATGGTCGATCTGGTAGAAAAGGTGGCTCCCTCCCCGTATACTGTTTTGATAGAAGGAGAAAGTGGTACAGGCAAGGAACTCGTGGCCCGGGCCATTCACGATTTCAGCAAGGTAAAGGAAGGGCCTTTTGTCGCTGTAGACTGCGGCGCAATTCCTGAAACCCTTATAGAAAGCGAACTGTTTGGCTATATGAAGGGGGCGTTTACGGGCGCTCATGTAGACAAGCCGGGACAGTTCGAGCTGGCTGAAGGAGGTACAATATTTTTAGATGAGGTGGGAAATCTTTCTTATCCTGCCCAGCAAAAGCTTCTTCGCGCCATGCAGGAACGGCATGTACAGAGATTGGGTGCAAAAAAACCCATTCCTGTTAATGTTCGAATTGTCGCAGCAACCAACACATCCCTGGAAGAGGATATAGGAAAAGGCAGATTCCGCTCCGATCTATACTACCGGTTAAATGAATTTTCCATCAAAGTACCTCCCCTCAGGGAAAGAAAAGATGATATCCCTTACTTGGCGAAAAAATTTATAGATGAAGCCATTATAGAACTCAAGAAAAACTGTCAAGGGTTTTCTAAAGAGGCCTATAAGGATTTAATTACCTATCACTGGCCGGGGAACGTCCGTGAATTGAGGAATATAGTCCGCCAGGCAACCCTTCTCTGCGAGGAAAATGCTTCCGTAAAACCGGAGCATTTGATGTTTGATATCGATATTACGCAAAACCTGTCGGAAAAGGACCCCGATCCACACACCCAGGTTTTCATCGAAAAAGGCTTATTGAAGGAAACGCTCAAACACTACACCGATCAGATTGAAAAAAATATGATAAATGAAACATTAAAGGAGTCAGAAGGAAACAAAAGCAAGGCAGCCCGTAAACTGGGCATCGATTACAAAACCCTCCTAAGAAAGATAAAAACCCATCAGATAGAATAG